The window GGTTTTTCGTAACATAACAGAACGGAAGCTGATGGAGACGATCCTAAAAGAATCTCGGGAGAGATTTAAGGATTTATACGAAAATGCTCCTGATGGTTACTATTCTTTAGATGGAAATGGGATCGTTATTGAAGCAAATAATACCTTTTTGGAAATGTTTGGATACAAAAAGGAAGAACTGAAGCGTAAACATACATCGATACTTTTTTCAGAGAAGTCAAAGGATAATTTAAATCAATTCTTCTCTAGACTCAAAGAGGAAGGTATTATCGATCAAGAGGTTAAGTTTGTTAAAAAGGATGGTAAAGAGTTATACGTTCGATTCCGTGGCATAGCTAAACATGATGAGAATAAGTATTTAGAATATAAATGTACTATAAGAGATATAACAGAAAGAAAGAAGGTAGATGAGAAGCTAAAGATTCTTTATGAAGTCGGTAAGAAGATCACCTCTATTATCTCAAAAGAAGAGCTCCTCCCCTGGATAGCAAAGCAGGCGGCTCGACTTCTTGAGGCTGATGAGTGTGTTTACCGGATAAGAGAGGGGGATTATCTTCTTAGGGGTGGCGGTACCAAAGAGGGTATGGAGTTAATGAAAACCGAGAAGTTAAAGATAGGGGAG of the Nitrospinota bacterium genome contains:
- a CDS encoding PAS domain S-box protein, coding for MKTLETELYQKTKLPQMNEKWFLVTLNSIGDAVIATDTKGCVTFMNPIAQNLTGWNQEDALGGPLKNIFNIINEETGKRVENPFSKVLREGNIVGLANHTLLISKNGMKIPIDNNGAPIKDYKGDIIGVVLVFRNITERKLMETILKESRERFKDLYENAPDGYYSLDGNGIVIEANNTFLEMFGYKKEELKRKHTSILFSEKSKDNLNQFFSRLKEEGIIDQEVKFVKKDGKELYVRFRGIAKHDENKYLEYKCTIRDITERKKVDEKLKILYEVGKKITSIISKEELLPWIAKQAARLLEADECVYRIREGDYLLRGGGTKEGMELMKTEKLKIGE